In a genomic window of Streptomyces koelreuteriae:
- a CDS encoding 3' terminal RNA ribose 2'-O-methyltransferase Hen1, which translates to MFLTITTTGTPERPATDLGFLLHKHPEKAQAFSTSYGTAHVLYPEADAERCTAALLLEVDAVALVRRGKGKGRGGAPDAALAQYVNDRPYAASSLLAVALSNVFSSAMKGVCNARPELPAVPWPLRIEVPALPARGGPGLVQRLFEPLGWTVTAEPVPLDTEFPQWGDSRYVRLELESTDRTLAEALRHLYVLLPVLDDAKHYWVAPDEVDKLLRAGEGWLPGHPEQQLITSRYLSRRWSLTRAATERLELVRLAETDDSEVEEIDNAVGAETETEERPTPLAVQRREAITAALKASGAARVLDLGCGQGQLVQTLLKDPAFTEIVGVDVSMRALTIASRRLKLDRMGERQASRVKLFQGSLAYTDPRIKGYDAAVLSEVVEHLDLPRLPALEYAVFGSARPRAVLVTTPNVEYNVRWESLPAGHVRHRDHRFEWTRAEFRAWAEAVAERHGYSAEFIPVGPDDPEVGPPTQMAVFTLTTPTSPKEAKAA; encoded by the coding sequence GTGTTTCTGACCATCACCACCACCGGCACCCCGGAGCGCCCCGCCACCGATCTCGGCTTCCTGCTGCACAAGCACCCCGAGAAGGCCCAGGCGTTCTCCACCTCCTACGGCACGGCCCATGTCCTCTACCCCGAGGCGGACGCCGAGCGCTGCACGGCGGCGCTGCTGCTGGAGGTGGATGCCGTGGCACTGGTCAGGCGCGGCAAGGGCAAGGGCCGGGGCGGCGCCCCGGACGCGGCACTCGCGCAGTACGTCAACGACCGCCCCTACGCCGCCTCCTCCCTGCTCGCCGTGGCGCTGAGCAATGTCTTCTCCAGCGCGATGAAGGGCGTCTGCAACGCCCGGCCCGAACTGCCCGCCGTACCGTGGCCGCTGCGTATCGAGGTACCGGCGCTGCCCGCCCGCGGCGGCCCCGGGCTCGTACAGCGGCTGTTCGAGCCGCTGGGCTGGACGGTCACCGCCGAACCCGTGCCGCTGGACACCGAGTTCCCGCAGTGGGGCGACTCCCGCTACGTCCGACTCGAACTGGAGTCCACGGACCGTACTCTCGCCGAGGCCCTGCGCCACCTCTACGTCCTGCTCCCGGTCCTGGACGACGCCAAGCACTACTGGGTCGCCCCCGACGAGGTCGACAAGCTGCTGCGCGCCGGTGAGGGCTGGCTGCCCGGCCACCCCGAGCAGCAGCTGATCACCAGCCGCTACCTCTCGCGCCGCTGGTCGCTGACCCGTGCGGCGACGGAGCGGCTGGAGCTGGTCCGGCTGGCCGAGACCGACGACAGCGAGGTCGAGGAGATCGACAACGCGGTCGGGGCGGAGACCGAGACCGAGGAGCGGCCCACCCCGCTCGCCGTACAGCGCCGGGAGGCCATCACCGCCGCGCTCAAGGCGTCCGGGGCCGCCCGCGTCCTGGATCTCGGCTGCGGCCAGGGCCAGTTGGTGCAGACCCTCCTCAAGGACCCGGCGTTCACCGAGATCGTGGGCGTGGACGTGTCGATGCGGGCGCTCACCATCGCCTCCCGGCGGCTCAAGCTGGATCGCATGGGGGAGCGGCAGGCCTCGCGCGTCAAGCTCTTCCAGGGCTCGCTCGCCTACACCGACCCGCGGATCAAGGGCTACGACGCCGCCGTGCTCAGCGAGGTCGTCGAGCACCTCGACCTGCCCCGGCTGCCCGCCCTGGAGTACGCCGTGTTCGGCTCGGCCCGCCCGCGCGCGGTCCTCGTGACGACCCCGAACGTCGAGTACAACGTGCGCTGGGAGAGCCTCCCGGCCGGCCACGTCCGCCACCGCGACCACCGCTTCGAATGGACCCGCGCCGAGTTCCGGGCCTGGGCGGAGGCGGTCGCCGAACGGCACGGCTACTCGGCCGAGTTCATACCCGTCGGCCCTGACGACCCCGAGGTGGGACCGCCCACCCAGATGGCCGTGTTCACCCTGACCACCCCGACCAGTCCGAAGGAGGCGAAGGCGGCATGA
- a CDS encoding nucleotide pyrophosphohydrolase yields the protein MTDHLDVAGLQRRLAEFAAARNWQQYHTPKNLVAALSVEASELVEIFQWLTPEESARVMTDPDSAHRVTDEVADVLAYLLQLCEVLGIDPLAALNAKIDRNEGRFPIQE from the coding sequence GTGACTGATCACCTGGACGTGGCCGGACTGCAGCGCCGCCTGGCCGAATTCGCGGCCGCGCGGAACTGGCAGCAGTACCACACCCCCAAGAACCTGGTCGCCGCGCTCAGCGTGGAGGCCTCCGAACTGGTCGAGATCTTCCAGTGGTTGACCCCCGAGGAGTCGGCCCGCGTCATGACCGACCCCGACTCCGCGCACCGCGTCACCGACGAGGTCGCCGACGTGCTCGCGTATCTGCTCCAGCTCTGCGAGGTGCTCGGCATCGACCCGCTGGCGGCGCTGAACGCGAAGATCGACCGGAACGAAGGGAGGTTCCCGATCCAGGAGTAG
- a CDS encoding AAA family ATPase, with protein MTQPPASPIAPAPHAALAHPDRPRLTELRLAAFTTHRRAAFPLGPLTLLAGPSGCGKTSALRAYEALARLGGGAGLGEAFPDPVACVPERARPDAQRRRGFRIGCTADGPAGPVRLDVAVQAEPELRIVGERLTADGLVLLETALRDPGKRAVQAAWHTAGPTPVTRGPLPDDRLGTALLPLRVAGTTPGQRRVLAAAEQMVVALRSVFACDPQPARMRGPVPSGSGRLLGGCGNLADVLGRTRAECGRRHALFVAAVRAGCAGPVADVLAKAEEATGTIRAILDRGDGVLTDLRRLGDGELRYVALALVLLTGPGVLEVDPAGEVPAALQTLTVLADGLDRGLDGRQRLELLRLAVRMCDRGHIRLVGTVSDASWAAGTEGVTVVHLDRD; from the coding sequence ATGACCCAGCCCCCCGCATCCCCGATTGCCCCCGCACCTCACGCGGCTCTCGCGCATCCAGACCGCCCCCGCCTCACCGAGCTGCGCCTGGCCGCCTTCACCACCCACCGCCGCGCCGCCTTCCCGCTCGGGCCGCTCACCCTCCTCGCCGGCCCCAGCGGCTGCGGCAAGACCAGCGCGTTACGGGCGTACGAGGCTCTGGCCCGGCTCGGCGGCGGCGCCGGGCTCGGCGAGGCGTTCCCGGACCCCGTCGCCTGTGTCCCGGAGCGGGCCCGGCCCGACGCGCAGCGCCGCCGCGGCTTCCGCATCGGCTGCACGGCCGACGGCCCCGCGGGCCCGGTCCGGCTCGACGTGGCCGTGCAGGCCGAGCCCGAACTGCGGATCGTGGGGGAGCGGTTGACGGCCGACGGCCTGGTCCTGCTGGAGACGGCCCTGCGCGACCCCGGCAAGCGCGCCGTCCAGGCCGCCTGGCACACGGCCGGGCCGACGCCGGTCACCCGCGGCCCACTGCCGGACGACCGGCTCGGCACGGCCCTGCTGCCGCTGCGCGTGGCCGGCACGACACCCGGCCAGCGCAGGGTGCTGGCCGCCGCCGAGCAGATGGTGGTCGCCCTGCGCTCCGTCTTCGCCTGCGACCCCCAGCCCGCCCGGATGCGCGGCCCCGTACCCTCCGGCTCCGGCCGACTGCTCGGAGGCTGCGGCAATCTGGCCGACGTCCTCGGCCGCACCCGCGCCGAGTGCGGACGACGGCACGCGCTGTTCGTGGCGGCGGTACGCGCCGGCTGCGCCGGGCCGGTCGCCGACGTCCTCGCCAAGGCGGAGGAGGCGACGGGAACGATCCGCGCGATCCTCGACCGGGGCGACGGCGTCCTTACGGACCTGCGGCGCCTCGGCGACGGCGAACTGCGCTACGTGGCCCTCGCGCTGGTCCTGCTCACCGGACCGGGCGTGCTGGAGGTCGACCCGGCCGGCGAGGTGCCCGCCGCGCTCCAGACGCTCACCGTCCTCGCCGACGGCCTCGACCGGGGCCTGGACGGACGGCAGCGGCTGGAACTGCTGCGCCTCGCGGTCCGGATGTGCGACCGGGGGCACATCCGCCTCGTCGGCACGGTCAGTGACGCCTCGTGGGCCGCCGGGACGGAGGGTGTCACGGTGGTACACCTGGACCGTGACTGA
- a CDS encoding LLM class F420-dependent oxidoreductase has protein sequence MDLRIFTEPQQGATYDTLLAVAKATEDLGFDAFFRSDHYLRMGSGDGLPGPTDAWLTLAGLARETKRIRLGTLMTAGTFRLPGVLAIQVAQVDQMSGGRVELGLGAGWFEEEHKAYGIPFPKEKFSRLEEQLEIVTGLWATEPGKTFDFHGTHYDLTDSPALPKPAQRKIPVLVGGHGATRTPRLAAKYADEFNIPFASLEDSARQFGRVRAAAEEAGRDGDDLTYSNALVVCVGRDEAEIARRAAAIGREADELKLNGLAGSPSEVVDKIGRYAEIGAQRIYLQILDLYDLDHLELISSQVQSQLS, from the coding sequence ATGGATCTGCGCATCTTCACCGAGCCCCAGCAGGGGGCCACCTATGACACGCTGCTCGCCGTCGCCAAGGCCACCGAGGACCTGGGATTCGACGCCTTTTTCCGCTCCGACCATTACCTCCGCATGGGCTCCGGCGACGGCCTCCCCGGCCCCACCGACGCCTGGCTGACCCTGGCCGGACTCGCCCGTGAGACCAAGCGCATCCGGCTCGGCACCCTGATGACCGCCGGCACCTTCCGGCTGCCCGGCGTGCTCGCCATCCAGGTCGCGCAGGTCGACCAGATGTCCGGCGGCCGTGTCGAGCTCGGCCTCGGTGCCGGCTGGTTCGAGGAGGAGCACAAGGCCTACGGCATCCCGTTCCCCAAGGAGAAGTTCTCCCGCCTCGAGGAGCAGCTGGAGATCGTCACCGGCCTCTGGGCGACGGAGCCCGGCAAGACCTTCGACTTCCACGGCACCCATTACGACCTCACGGACTCTCCCGCGCTGCCCAAGCCCGCGCAGCGGAAGATCCCCGTGCTCGTCGGCGGCCACGGCGCCACCCGCACCCCGCGGCTGGCCGCGAAGTACGCCGACGAGTTCAACATCCCCTTCGCCTCCCTCGAGGACAGCGCGCGCCAGTTCGGCCGGGTGCGTGCCGCCGCCGAGGAGGCCGGCCGGGACGGCGACGACCTGACCTACTCCAACGCCCTCGTCGTCTGCGTCGGCCGGGACGAGGCGGAGATCGCCCGCCGGGCCGCCGCGATCGGCCGCGAGGCCGACGAGCTGAAGCTCAACGGCCTGGCCGGTTCCCCGTCCGAGGTCGTCGACAAGATCGGCCGCTACGCCGAGATCGGCGCCCAGCGGATCTACCTCCAGATCCTCGACCTGTACGACCTCGACCACCTGGAGCTGATCTCCTCGCAGGTGCAGTCGCAGCTGTCGTAG
- a CDS encoding SAM-dependent methyltransferase, with protein sequence MYDYFLGGKDNYPVDVAAAEQVTSHFPAVSAMARTNRAFMHRASRLLAERGVRQFLDIGTGIPTEPNLHQIVQGVAPDARVVYADNDPIVLRHAEALLHSAPEGRTAYVQADVRDPAKIIATARETLDFSRPIALSLVALLHLVGDEDEPLRLVRELLEPLPPGSHLTLSHATGDFDPETWERVVEVYRKGGTAAQVRSREEFSEFFTGLELVDPGVVLAARWHPGLGERRGGDGGGNEIPLYVAVARKP encoded by the coding sequence ATGTACGACTACTTCCTGGGCGGGAAGGACAACTACCCGGTCGACGTGGCGGCGGCCGAGCAGGTGACCTCGCACTTCCCCGCCGTGAGCGCGATGGCGCGCACCAATCGCGCCTTCATGCACCGCGCCTCCCGGCTGCTGGCCGAGCGGGGCGTCCGCCAGTTCCTCGACATCGGGACCGGCATCCCGACCGAGCCGAACCTCCACCAGATCGTCCAAGGGGTCGCCCCCGACGCCCGGGTGGTCTACGCGGACAACGACCCGATCGTGCTCCGGCACGCCGAGGCCCTGCTGCACAGCGCGCCCGAGGGGAGGACCGCCTACGTCCAGGCCGATGTGCGGGACCCCGCAAAGATCATCGCGACGGCCCGGGAGACCCTCGACTTCAGCCGGCCGATCGCCCTGTCCCTGGTGGCACTCCTGCACCTGGTGGGCGACGAGGACGAGCCCCTCCGGCTGGTCCGGGAACTCCTCGAACCGCTGCCGCCCGGAAGCCACTTGACGCTCTCCCACGCGACGGGCGACTTCGACCCGGAGACCTGGGAGCGGGTCGTCGAGGTGTACCGCAAGGGCGGCACGGCGGCGCAGGTGCGCAGCCGGGAGGAGTTCTCGGAGTTCTTCACGGGCCTTGAGCTGGTGGACCCGGGTGTGGTCCTGGCCGCGCGGTGGCATCCCGGGCTCGGCGAACGGCGTGGAGGGGACGGCGGGGGCAACGAGATCCCCCTCTACGTGGCGGTCGCCCGCAAGCCCTGA
- a CDS encoding DUF6099 family protein, which produces MDAVRLIVTSRRSLAVGGDQREILAEVWQAQALAQAIGSRLAVAGPPELRGEALGLTELAGRGCGVLDPPELAPGELRAGQLTELGDARHTLMFLGGLLGEVGIALVGLACAADDEGTYWQCMEAIDAADESRDRVLEMLRRLADREQVVPEREAG; this is translated from the coding sequence ATGGACGCTGTGCGGCTCATCGTGACGAGCAGGCGGTCCCTGGCCGTCGGCGGGGACCAGCGGGAGATCCTGGCCGAGGTGTGGCAGGCACAGGCCCTCGCGCAGGCGATAGGCAGCCGCCTCGCGGTCGCCGGACCTCCCGAACTACGCGGCGAGGCACTGGGATTGACGGAGCTGGCGGGCCGGGGCTGCGGCGTCCTCGACCCGCCCGAACTGGCCCCCGGTGAGCTGCGGGCGGGCCAGCTCACCGAGTTGGGCGACGCCCGCCACACCCTGATGTTCCTCGGCGGCCTCCTCGGCGAGGTCGGCATCGCCCTCGTCGGCCTCGCCTGCGCCGCCGACGACGAGGGCACGTACTGGCAGTGCATGGAGGCCATCGACGCGGCGGACGAGTCCCGCGACCGCGTCCTGGAAATGCTCCGCAGACTCGCGGACCGCGAGCAGGTGGTACCGGAGCGGGAGGCGGGCTAG
- a CDS encoding cell division protein SepF produces MPVNSHDVTDEQWEGLAQVVPLRGRDAWPSSVGHRSIPEAETETRRRFVVLRVNVFADARDVAERLMAGVPVLLDLTGAETEVAKRVLDFSTGVVFGLASGMHRVDRNVFLLTPAGTEVTGLMEGAGLPGV; encoded by the coding sequence ATGCCGGTGAACAGCCACGATGTCACCGACGAACAGTGGGAGGGGCTCGCCCAGGTCGTGCCGCTGCGGGGCCGGGACGCCTGGCCGTCCTCCGTCGGCCACCGGTCCATACCCGAGGCGGAGACGGAGACGCGCCGCCGCTTCGTCGTCCTGCGGGTGAACGTCTTCGCCGACGCCCGTGACGTCGCCGAGCGGCTGATGGCGGGGGTGCCCGTGCTGCTCGACCTGACCGGTGCGGAGACGGAGGTCGCCAAGCGCGTCCTCGACTTCAGCACGGGCGTCGTCTTCGGCCTGGCGAGCGGGATGCACCGCGTGGACCGCAATGTGTTCCTGCTGACGCCGGCCGGCACCGAGGTGACGGGGCTGATGGAGGGGGCCGGTCTGCCCGGGGTGTGA
- a CDS encoding polynucleotide kinase-phosphatase: MTDVREGRVLPVTDLSLVVLVGASGSGKSTFARRHFKPTEIISSDFCRGLVSDDENDQSATKDAFDVLHYIAGKRLAAGRRTVVDATSVQPDARRQLVDLARSHDVLPIAIVLDVPEEVCAERNAGRTDRADMPRRVIQRHTRELRRSLRHLEREGFRKVHILRGVDEVEHATVVTEKRFNDLTHLTGPFDIVGDIHGCAAELDSLLGKLGYKDGVHPEGRTAVFVGDLVDRGPDSPGVLRRVMAMVKSGNALCVPGNHENKYGRHLRGRKVRHTHGLAETIEQMTGQSEEFVAEVREFLDGLVSHYVLDGGRLVVCHAGLPEKYHGRTSGRVRSHALYGDTTGETDEFGLPVRYPWAEDYRGRAAVVYGHTPVPEATWLNNTICLDTGAVFGGKLTALRWPERELVDVPAERVWYEPAKPLLTEAPGGHDGRPLALADVQGRRIVETRHQGRISIREENAAAALEVMSRFAVDPRLLPYLPPTMAPTATSKVDGYLEHPVEAFAQYAADGVERVVCEEKHMGSRAVALVCRDADAARKRFGVDGPTGALYTRTGRPFLDDDALTEEILDRVRTAIGEAGLWDELATDWLLLDAELMPWSLKASGLLRSQYAAVGAASGAVLPGALAALEGTAARGVDVTGLLARTRERSADAAAFTEAYRRYCWTTDGLDGVHLAPFQILAVQGRSLTALPHDEQLALLDRLVEHDGSGLLRTTRRLYVDTADPESVRAGVDWWLEMTGRGGEGMVVKPIGALVRDPQGRLVQPGIKCRGREYLRIIYGPEYTRPENLARLRSRFLNHKRSLAIREYALGLEALDRLADGEPLWRVHEAVFGVLALESEPVDPRL; the protein is encoded by the coding sequence ATGACCGACGTACGCGAGGGGCGGGTCCTGCCCGTCACCGACCTCTCCCTGGTGGTGCTCGTCGGTGCCTCCGGCTCCGGCAAGTCCACCTTCGCCCGCAGGCACTTCAAGCCCACGGAGATCATCTCGTCCGACTTCTGCCGCGGCCTCGTCTCGGACGACGAGAACGACCAGAGCGCCACCAAGGACGCCTTCGACGTCCTGCACTACATCGCGGGCAAGCGCCTCGCCGCCGGCCGCCGCACCGTCGTGGACGCGACCAGCGTGCAGCCCGACGCCCGACGCCAGCTGGTCGACCTGGCCCGGAGTCACGACGTCCTGCCGATAGCCATCGTGCTCGACGTGCCCGAGGAGGTGTGCGCCGAGCGCAACGCGGGCCGCACCGACCGCGCCGACATGCCCCGCCGCGTCATCCAGCGCCACACCCGGGAACTGCGCCGTTCCCTCAGGCACCTGGAGCGCGAGGGCTTCCGCAAGGTGCACATCCTGCGCGGCGTCGACGAGGTCGAGCACGCCACCGTCGTCACCGAGAAGCGCTTCAACGACCTCACCCACCTCACCGGCCCCTTCGACATCGTCGGCGACATCCACGGCTGCGCCGCCGAACTGGACTCGCTGCTCGGCAAGCTGGGCTACAAGGACGGAGTCCACCCCGAGGGCCGTACCGCCGTCTTCGTCGGCGACCTGGTCGACCGCGGCCCCGACAGCCCGGGCGTGCTGCGCCGCGTCATGGCGATGGTGAAGTCCGGCAACGCCCTGTGCGTGCCCGGAAACCACGAGAACAAGTACGGCCGTCACCTGCGCGGCCGCAAGGTCCGGCACACCCACGGCCTCGCCGAGACCATCGAGCAGATGACGGGCCAGAGCGAGGAGTTCGTCGCCGAGGTGCGGGAGTTCCTCGACGGCCTCGTCAGCCACTACGTCCTCGACGGCGGCCGCCTGGTCGTCTGCCACGCCGGCCTGCCCGAGAAGTACCACGGCCGCACCTCCGGCCGGGTCCGCAGCCACGCCCTGTACGGCGACACCACCGGCGAGACCGACGAGTTCGGCCTGCCGGTGCGCTACCCCTGGGCGGAGGACTACCGAGGTCGTGCGGCCGTCGTCTACGGTCACACCCCCGTCCCGGAGGCCACCTGGCTCAACAACACCATCTGCCTGGACACCGGCGCCGTCTTCGGCGGCAAGCTCACCGCGCTGCGCTGGCCGGAGCGCGAGCTGGTCGACGTACCGGCGGAGCGCGTCTGGTACGAGCCCGCGAAGCCGCTGCTCACGGAGGCCCCCGGCGGACACGACGGCCGCCCGCTGGCCCTGGCCGACGTGCAGGGCCGCCGGATCGTGGAGACCCGGCACCAGGGCCGGATCTCGATCCGCGAGGAGAACGCGGCGGCGGCCCTGGAGGTCATGAGCCGCTTCGCGGTGGACCCGCGGCTGCTGCCGTACCTCCCGCCCACCATGGCACCGACGGCGACCAGCAAGGTCGATGGCTACCTCGAACACCCCGTCGAGGCCTTCGCGCAGTACGCGGCGGACGGGGTCGAGCGGGTCGTGTGCGAGGAGAAGCACATGGGATCGCGGGCGGTGGCGCTGGTCTGCCGGGACGCGGACGCGGCCCGCAAGCGCTTCGGCGTGGACGGCCCGACCGGGGCGCTCTACACCCGCACCGGCCGCCCCTTCCTCGACGACGACGCCCTCACCGAGGAGATCCTCGACCGGGTGCGCACGGCGATCGGCGAGGCCGGCCTCTGGGACGAACTGGCCACCGACTGGCTGCTGCTGGACGCCGAACTGATGCCCTGGTCCCTGAAGGCCTCCGGCCTGCTGCGCTCCCAGTACGCCGCGGTGGGCGCCGCCTCCGGCGCGGTGCTCCCGGGCGCGCTGGCCGCGCTGGAGGGCACGGCCGCACGCGGCGTGGACGTCACCGGCCTGCTGGCCCGCACCCGCGAACGCTCCGCCGACGCCGCCGCGTTCACCGAGGCCTACCGCCGCTACTGCTGGACCACGGACGGCCTGGACGGCGTCCACCTGGCACCGTTCCAGATCCTCGCCGTCCAGGGCCGCAGCCTCACCGCCCTGCCCCACGACGAGCAGCTCGCCCTGCTCGACCGGCTCGTCGAGCACGACGGCAGCGGCCTGCTGCGCACCACCCGGCGGCTGTACGTCGACACGGCCGACCCGGAGTCCGTCCGGGCCGGTGTCGACTGGTGGCTGGAGATGACCGGCCGCGGCGGCGAGGGCATGGTCGTCAAGCCGATCGGCGCCCTCGTCCGCGACCCCCAGGGCCGCCTCGTCCAGCCCGGCATCAAATGCCGCGGCCGCGAGTACCTGCGGATCATCTACGGCCCCGAGTACACCCGCCCGGAGAACCTCGCCCGCCTGCGCTCCCGCTTCCTCAACCACAAGCGGTCCCTGGCGATCCGCGAGTACGCCCTGGGCCTGGAGGCCCTGGACCGACTCGCCGACGGTGAGCCGCTGTGGCGGGTGCACGAGGCGGTGTTCGGGGTGCTGGCGCTGGAATCGGAGCCGGTGGACCCGAGGCTCTGA